A region of the Thamnophis elegans isolate rThaEle1 chromosome 1, rThaEle1.pri, whole genome shotgun sequence genome:
GAGCCCAGAGGAGGCAGTTTTCTccttcccagaggctcgaggaaagcctccggagtctgaggAAGGTAAAAAACTCCTCCCTCCCTGctgccgccatggtgcaggaggctgactatgtCATGCCCtccatggccacgcccagccaatttttgaatcccacccttgaTCCAGATATGGTGTAAAATGAATGCCAAAGAATATCTATGGGCTATGCACCATTTAAAGGTCACAAGGATTGTATTTTAGAATGCACCGTTATTCATTCATAGCTATTCCTGGTTTTTGTAATCCTTTTCTGACTTAAACTTGAATATATCCGGACACGGTTCCTTACATCTCTGTGTGAACGTTACCTCCAACCTCCCCATCTAATGAAACCTGAATGCTGCCCCTGCTGTTTCATGTGATTTGGAATGGAAAAAAAGGACATACTTTGTCCAAGGCAAGAGATGAAAACCCTGGCCCCTTAAATGTTGCTTGGAGATCTCGTTCTCTGACCGAACTCTAGTATACAAGGCAAAATCTTTAGTATGCAATTTTCTGGCTAAAGCCTGCATCACTGTTTTCATATAACCCTTTCCCCGGAACTCAGGAAGTGCATAGCCATGGGTCAGACACCCAAGGGCATCACTTAGGCTCCAGGCAACCAGCTGCCCTTTCTGATCTAGGAGGCAAGCATTTGGGAAGTCCTCAATCAGGCTCCTGAGGTAGTGCAGGCTCTGATCATTGCCTCCAAATTCATAAGTGTCATTGAGTAGGGCTGCATGGGATGGATTGAGCGTCCCCAAGTGGAGGGGGTCACTTCTGAGCCTGAAAGAAAAGAGCAGATAGTAGTGAAGGTGGAACAAAAGGAGAGAATCCCACCATGTTTGAAAAAAGCCTGGTAGGATACATCAAGGAAAACCATGATCTCAGAGTTACCCAGTAGTGGAAATACACAAATCACAGTTATTCTGAAATGTCTCCTTAACAGTCCTTTGAAACGGCACTAATCCATTTGGgatctttttttgtgttttgctttattttaaatcTCCTTTAATATTCACAAAgccattttcttttgcaaaagcCAATGAAGCAGTTGCGTTCAGAGAATTTTTCCAACTGTGTGTTAACCATTGTTCATTCCACATCTTCCAAGTTGGCAGGTAAATAGGGACCTTATTTGTAAACCTGCCTCATTTTTACAAATAGGAGAAACAACTTATTCCTAGTTTTATACAGAGGCTAGGATTACTTATAGAAAAACCAAGGGCCCTTGAGTTCATTACTGAGATCCAGATAATTACATGGAATCAAATTaatagacccccccccccaacagttcCCTTAGAAACAGGGTACAATCACTCACTGGTTCTGACATAACGTAGCTGCATCTGGGTTCAGCATTGCCTGGTAAAAATGGGGCTCCATGTGGACACTTCTAGCC
Encoded here:
- the LOC116504751 gene encoding glycine N-acyltransferase-like protein 3, translating into MLILTCSSKLQLLERVLQKGLPETVLVCGAVMHINRGNPAQHEVVVDSWPEFKAVLTRPQKEVVKDNRDYYANLHAAFYREEDACRTLLENKDAVDWDKAFQLQGLQDGLYQAVKVMAEARSVHMEPHFYQAMLNPDAATLCQNQLRSDPLHLGTLNPSHAALLNDTYEFGGNDQSLHYLRSLIEDFPNACLLDQKGQLVAWSLSDALGCLTHGYALPEFRGKGYMKTVMQALARKLHTKDFALYTRVRSENEISKQHLRGQGFHLLPWTKYVLFFHSKSHETAGAAFRFH